In Pseudomonas rhizosphaerae, one DNA window encodes the following:
- a CDS encoding Nudix family hydrolase — MKRVHVAAAVIRGADNRILIARRGDTQHQGGLWEFPGGKVEADETVHTALARELREELGIEVSQARPLIKVQHDYADKQVLLDVWEVSAFTGEAHGAEGQPLAWVKARELPGYEFPEANRPIVTAASLPGEYLITPDGLDNPTLLRGMQKAIAGGIKLLQLRAPNGYDPQYRDLAVDAVGLCAGKAQLMLKGPLEWLGDFPSAGWHLTSAQLRKYASKGRPFPQERWLATSCHNAEELALAQQMGVDFVTLSPVQPTQTHPDAQPLGWDQARGLVESFNQPVFLLGGLGPQDQAKAWEIGAQGVAGIRAFWPSS, encoded by the coding sequence GTGAAACGAGTACATGTAGCCGCTGCGGTGATCCGTGGCGCAGATAACCGCATCCTGATTGCCCGCCGTGGCGATACCCAGCACCAAGGCGGCCTGTGGGAGTTTCCCGGTGGCAAGGTCGAGGCCGACGAGACGGTGCACACAGCCTTGGCGCGTGAGCTGCGCGAGGAGCTGGGTATCGAAGTCAGCCAGGCGCGGCCTTTGATCAAGGTGCAGCACGACTACGCCGACAAGCAGGTCCTGCTGGATGTCTGGGAAGTGTCTGCGTTCACCGGCGAAGCCCATGGTGCCGAGGGCCAGCCGTTGGCATGGGTCAAGGCGCGCGAACTGCCCGGTTATGAGTTTCCCGAGGCCAATCGCCCCATCGTTACGGCGGCGAGCCTGCCGGGTGAGTACCTCATCACGCCAGATGGGCTCGACAACCCGACCCTGCTGCGCGGTATGCAGAAGGCGATCGCCGGCGGCATCAAGCTACTGCAACTGCGCGCGCCCAACGGCTACGATCCGCAGTACCGCGACCTTGCCGTGGATGCGGTCGGGTTATGCGCCGGCAAGGCCCAGCTGATGCTCAAGGGCCCGCTGGAATGGCTGGGCGATTTTCCCTCCGCCGGATGGCACCTGACCTCGGCGCAGCTGCGCAAATACGCCAGCAAAGGTCGGCCGTTTCCGCAGGAGCGGTGGCTGGCGACCTCCTGTCACAACGCCGAAGAGCTGGCCTTGGCGCAGCAGATGGGCGTGGATTTCGTGACCTTGTCGCCCGTGCAGCCGACCCAGACTCATCCCGATGCCCAGCCACTGGGCTGGGATCAGGCGCGTGGTTTGGTCGAGAGTTTCAACCAGCCGGTGTTCCTGCTCGGTGGGCTGGGGCCGCAGGATCAGGCGAAAGCTTGGGAAATCGGTGCCCAAGGCGTCGCAGGTATCCGTGCCTTCTGGCCCTCTTCCTGA
- a CDS encoding cob(I)yrinic acid a,c-diamide adenosyltransferase codes for MGFRLSKIYTRTGDQGETGLGDGRRVPKDHPRVEAIGEVDTLNSQLGVLLAGLAEDSRLNEVSEVLIPCQHRLFDLGGELAMPAYQALTAGEVERLEAAIDTWNEEVGPLENFILPGGSMLIAQAHVCRSLARTAERRCQQLNAVEPLSAVSLAYINRLSDLLFVAARIIARRQAVAEILWQPAKS; via the coding sequence ATGGGCTTTCGCCTGTCGAAGATTTACACGCGCACCGGCGACCAGGGTGAAACCGGGCTCGGCGACGGGCGTCGAGTGCCAAAGGACCACCCACGGGTGGAGGCCATCGGTGAAGTCGATACCTTGAACAGCCAACTGGGCGTGCTGCTGGCGGGGCTGGCGGAGGATTCGCGGCTTAACGAGGTGAGCGAGGTGCTCATACCCTGCCAGCACCGTCTGTTCGATCTGGGCGGTGAGTTGGCCATGCCTGCGTACCAGGCGCTTACAGCAGGTGAGGTGGAGCGTCTCGAAGCGGCAATCGATACCTGGAACGAAGAAGTGGGCCCGCTGGAGAATTTCATTTTGCCAGGAGGCTCGATGCTGATCGCCCAGGCCCATGTCTGTCGCAGCCTGGCACGCACTGCTGAGCGTCGCTGCCAGCAGCTCAATGCGGTGGAGCCTTTGTCGGCAGTGAGCCTGGCTTATATCAACAGGCTGTCCGACCTGTTGTTCGTGGCGGCGCGGATCATTGCTCGGCGTCAGGCGGTTGCTGAAATTCTGTGGCAGCCTGCCAAATCGTAA
- a CDS encoding sensor histidine kinase, whose amino-acid sequence MPLRQRLENLPVGQKLLAALLVLLTTVLLVANLTFISAAYWISQESMAPQALQTIGRLLANPNLAQRAARSPQDAEALLEELNSYSPLRAAALYDAQGERLAQLQHGDRLKMPARFDTIESWRSTEFRSTQLVPLPNAGHLLLVASSELPVAFYTGTLTASLGILVFSVLLWMIIARQIKRLITQPIYRLEELSRQVTREENYALRAGRGNRDEIGSLAEAFNTMLSRIEAREQQLKRARDDSQAAYDQAQGLAEETRHTNRKLELEVQVRSKIEKKLTGFQNYLNSIIDSMPSALIALDEQLYVTQWNQEASALSGTPLDEALNQPIFLAFAPLKPFLPQLKTTVEEHTVAKIERVTWVKDDNPRHYALTFYPLMGGAGRGVVIRIDDITQRLSLEEMMVQSEKMLSVGGLAAGMAHEINNPLGAILHNVQNVRRRLSADLPKNLEQASDAGIDLAAVNAYLQGREIPQLLDGIQQAGARAAKIVTHMLSFSRRSTREMAPCDLPALIDQAVEIAGNDFDLAIGFDFKGQNIVRQFDPALGPVPGTANELEQVLLNLLKNAAQAIHQRNDEQEPGRIILRTRLNPPWAEIQVEDNGVGMPESVRKRTFEPFFTTKEIGQGTGLGLSVSYFIITNNHKGQMEVQSSPGQGTCFTLRLPLAGNPLPLTTTEI is encoded by the coding sequence ATGCCCCTGCGCCAGAGACTCGAAAACCTGCCGGTTGGCCAGAAGCTGCTGGCTGCCCTGCTGGTGCTGTTGACCACGGTACTGCTGGTCGCCAACCTGACCTTCATCAGTGCAGCCTACTGGATTTCCCAGGAAAGCATGGCACCCCAGGCCCTGCAGACCATCGGTCGACTGCTGGCCAACCCCAACCTCGCGCAGCGGGCGGCACGCTCGCCGCAAGACGCCGAGGCGTTGCTCGAAGAGCTCAACAGCTATTCGCCGCTGCGCGCCGCAGCCCTCTACGACGCCCAGGGCGAGCGCCTTGCCCAGCTGCAACACGGTGACCGCCTGAAGATGCCAGCGCGCTTCGACACCATCGAAAGCTGGCGCTCCACCGAATTCCGCAGCACCCAGTTGGTCCCGCTGCCCAACGCCGGCCATCTGTTGCTGGTAGCCAGCAGCGAGCTGCCCGTGGCGTTCTACACCGGCACCCTCACTGCGAGCCTCGGCATTCTGGTGTTCAGCGTGCTGTTGTGGATGATCATCGCCCGCCAGATCAAGCGCCTGATCACCCAACCCATCTATCGCCTCGAAGAGCTCTCGCGGCAGGTCACCCGCGAAGAGAACTACGCCCTGCGCGCCGGGCGCGGCAACCGTGACGAAATCGGTAGCCTGGCGGAAGCCTTCAACACCATGCTTTCGCGTATCGAAGCACGTGAGCAGCAACTCAAGCGTGCCCGCGACGACTCCCAGGCCGCCTACGATCAGGCCCAGGGCCTTGCTGAAGAAACCCGCCACACCAACCGCAAGCTGGAGCTCGAGGTCCAGGTGCGCAGCAAGATCGAAAAGAAGCTCACCGGTTTTCAGAACTACCTCAACAGCATCATCGACTCCATGCCCTCCGCACTCATCGCCCTCGATGAGCAACTGTACGTCACCCAATGGAACCAGGAAGCCAGCGCGCTCTCCGGCACGCCCCTGGACGAGGCGCTCAATCAGCCGATCTTTCTTGCCTTCGCCCCGCTCAAGCCGTTCCTGCCCCAGCTCAAGACCACGGTCGAAGAACACACGGTGGCCAAGATCGAGCGGGTGACCTGGGTCAAGGACGACAACCCCCGCCACTACGCGCTGACGTTCTATCCGCTGATGGGCGGCGCCGGTCGCGGCGTGGTGATTCGCATCGACGACATCACTCAACGCCTGTCCCTGGAAGAGATGATGGTGCAGTCGGAAAAAATGCTGTCGGTCGGTGGCCTGGCGGCGGGCATGGCCCACGAGATCAATAACCCGCTCGGCGCGATCCTGCACAACGTGCAGAACGTCAGGCGCCGCCTCTCCGCCGATCTGCCGAAGAATCTGGAACAGGCCAGCGACGCCGGTATCGACCTGGCAGCAGTGAATGCCTACCTGCAAGGAAGAGAGATCCCACAGCTGCTCGACGGCATTCAGCAGGCCGGCGCACGGGCCGCGAAAATCGTTACCCACATGCTCAGCTTCAGCCGCCGCAGCACCCGCGAGATGGCCCCCTGCGACCTGCCGGCGCTGATCGATCAGGCGGTGGAGATCGCCGGCAACGACTTCGACCTGGCGATCGGTTTCGATTTCAAGGGCCAGAACATCGTGCGCCAGTTCGACCCTGCACTGGGCCCGGTACCCGGCACGGCCAACGAGTTGGAACAGGTGCTGCTCAACCTGTTGAAGAACGCCGCCCAGGCCATTCACCAGCGCAACGACGAGCAGGAACCGGGGCGCATCATCCTGCGTACCCGGCTGAACCCGCCGTGGGCGGAAATCCAGGTCGAGGACAATGGCGTGGGGATGCCAGAAAGCGTACGCAAGCGCACCTTCGAGCCGTTCTTCACCACCAAGGAAATCGGCCAGGGCACGGGGCTGGGCCTGTCGGTGTCCTACTTCATCATCACCAACAACCACAAGGGCCAGATGGAAGTGCAATCCAGCCCCGGTCAGGGCACCTGCTTCACCCTGCGCCTGCCGCTGGCAGGCAACCCGCTGCCCCTCACCACCACGGAGATATGA
- a CDS encoding putative 2-dehydropantoate 2-reductase: MSRTWHVLGVGSLGALWACRLDRAGVPVQLLLRNTARLQAYHDAGGLRLIEGDQTRVHCLPATTANSDEPITRLLLACKAYDAQAAITRIADRLAPGAEVILLQNGMGSQQAVARMLPQARCLYASTTEGAYRASDFQTVFAGQGLTWLGDADPGRAEAPVALLADLVQAGIAHQWTDDIESRLWRKLALNCAINPLTVLHGCRNGALADHPDEVAALCAELAKLLRACGQTAAADGLHEEVQRVIQATAANYSSMYQDVDQGRRTEVDYLLGYACTAALDHQCEVPGLQRLQARLTKALHKP, encoded by the coding sequence TTGAGTCGAACCTGGCATGTACTGGGGGTCGGCAGTCTGGGTGCGCTGTGGGCCTGCCGCCTGGACCGTGCTGGCGTGCCGGTGCAGCTGCTGCTGCGCAATACAGCGCGCCTGCAGGCCTACCATGATGCCGGCGGGCTGCGCCTGATCGAGGGCGACCAGACCCGCGTTCACTGCCTGCCGGCCACGACCGCGAACAGCGACGAGCCGATCACTCGTCTGCTGCTGGCCTGCAAGGCCTACGATGCGCAAGCGGCCATCACCCGTATCGCCGACCGCCTGGCGCCAGGCGCCGAGGTGATCCTGTTGCAGAACGGCATGGGCAGCCAGCAAGCGGTGGCCCGGATGCTACCGCAGGCACGCTGCCTCTATGCCTCGACCACCGAAGGCGCCTATCGCGCCAGTGATTTCCAGACGGTGTTCGCCGGGCAGGGTCTCACCTGGCTCGGCGATGCCGATCCAGGCCGTGCCGAGGCTCCGGTGGCGCTGCTGGCTGACCTGGTCCAGGCGGGCATCGCTCATCAGTGGACAGACGACATCGAATCGCGCCTGTGGCGCAAACTGGCACTCAATTGCGCAATCAATCCGCTGACCGTGCTGCATGGCTGTCGCAACGGGGCGTTGGCCGATCACCCTGACGAAGTGGCAGCGCTGTGCGCCGAGCTGGCAAAACTGCTGCGCGCATGCGGGCAGACGGCCGCAGCCGACGGTCTGCATGAAGAGGTGCAGCGAGTCATCCAGGCAACGGCTGCCAATTACTCATCGATGTACCAGGACGTCGACCAGGGCCGCCGAACCGAGGTCGACTACCTTTTGGGTTACGCCTGCACGGCGGCGCTCGACCACCAGTGCGAGGTGCCGGGTCTACAACGGCTGCAGGCACGACTGACGAAGGCCCTGCACAAGCCCTGA
- a CDS encoding YajQ family cyclic di-GMP-binding protein, with protein sequence MPSFDVVSELDKHEVTNAVDNAIKELDRRYDLKGKGSFAFKELTVTLTAEAEFQLEAMIEILKMALVKRKIDVQCLEVKDAYASGKEMKQEAVLREGIEKELAKKIVAHVKDAKLKVQAAIQGEQVRITGKKRDDLQEAIAALRAKEFGMPLQFNNFRD encoded by the coding sequence ATGCCCTCGTTCGACGTAGTGTCCGAGTTGGACAAGCACGAAGTCACCAACGCGGTCGACAACGCCATCAAGGAGCTGGACCGCCGTTACGATCTCAAGGGAAAAGGCAGCTTTGCCTTCAAGGAACTCACGGTCACCCTGACCGCCGAAGCCGAGTTCCAGCTGGAAGCCATGATCGAGATTCTCAAGATGGCACTGGTCAAGCGCAAGATCGACGTGCAGTGCCTCGAGGTCAAGGACGCCTATGCCTCGGGCAAGGAAATGAAGCAGGAAGCGGTGCTGCGCGAAGGCATCGAGAAGGAACTGGCGAAGAAGATCGTCGCCCACGTCAAGGATGCCAAGCTCAAGGTGCAGGCTGCCATCCAGGGTGAGCAAGTGCGCATCACCGGCAAGAAACGCGACGACCTGCAGGAAGCGATTGCCGCCCTGCGCGCCAAGGAATTCGGCATGCCCTTGCAGTTCAACAACTTCCGCGATTGA
- a CDS encoding mechanosensitive ion channel family protein, with amino-acid sequence MDLNAEVNHLVQASQAWIPMVMQYGSKVILALVVLCVGWWLINRVTANLQKLLALRHIDLALQNFIGTLANIILKILLMVSVASMIGIETTSFVAAIGGATLAIGLALQGSLANFAGGVLILLFRPFRIGDWIEAQGVSGTVDSIQIFHTVLRTGDNRTVILPNGNLSNGIITNTNRQPTRKITFDIGVDYDADLQKAREILLDLAKDPRVLQTPAPEAVVAALGDSSITVSLRVWVNTGDFGGVTNMLNGEIRDRLRAEGIDIPFPQRVIRVMQEDARQADKPQ; translated from the coding sequence ATGGATTTGAACGCGGAAGTCAATCATCTGGTCCAGGCCTCGCAGGCCTGGATTCCGATGGTCATGCAGTACGGCAGCAAGGTCATCCTGGCCTTGGTGGTGCTGTGTGTGGGTTGGTGGCTGATCAATCGAGTCACCGCCAATCTGCAGAAACTGCTGGCCCTGCGTCACATCGATCTGGCTTTGCAGAACTTCATCGGCACGCTCGCCAACATCATCCTGAAAATCCTGTTGATGGTCAGCGTCGCCTCGATGATCGGCATCGAGACCACCTCGTTCGTGGCCGCCATCGGTGGTGCGACCCTGGCCATCGGCCTGGCCCTGCAGGGCAGCCTGGCGAATTTCGCCGGCGGTGTGCTGATCCTGCTGTTCCGTCCCTTTCGCATCGGCGACTGGATCGAAGCGCAAGGCGTGAGCGGCACCGTCGACTCGATCCAGATCTTCCACACCGTATTGCGCACCGGCGACAACCGCACGGTGATCCTGCCCAACGGCAATCTGTCCAATGGCATCATCACCAACACCAATCGTCAGCCTACGCGCAAGATCACCTTCGACATCGGTGTGGACTACGACGCCGACCTGCAGAAGGCCCGCGAGATCCTGCTGGACCTGGCCAAGGACCCGCGCGTGTTGCAGACCCCGGCACCCGAAGCGGTAGTGGCTGCCCTGGGTGACAGCTCGATCACCGTGTCCTTGCGAGTTTGGGTGAACACCGGCGATTTCGGCGGCGTGACCAACATGCTCAACGGCGAGATTCGCGATCGCCTGCGCGCCGAGGGCATCGACATTCCGTTCCCGCAGCGGGTGATCCGTGTGATGCAGGAAGACGCCAGGCAGGCTGACAAGCCGCAATGA
- a CDS encoding AmpG family muropeptide MFS transporter, with protein MPRKTWRAALAAYASPSTVVLLLLGFAAGLPYMLVFSTLSVWLREAGVARETIGYASLIGLAYAFKWVWSPLLDQWRLPLLGKLGRRRSWLVLAQALVILGLVGMSFCDPQKHLSWLIAIAVVVAFASATQDIAVDAYRLEIAEDQRQAALAASYMAGYRVAALLATAGALYFAEGFGSTGFAYLHQAWANTYLLFGVLMVPALITTLVMREPPVALRTQLSAARYGFSHQLMSVFVLIVLLVSVPAMFTQLYNTDFASVLFGSQSLIDLLLEDRAFLRALLYIILTAVCLSSFGRRGLAPVLTPINDFILRYRWQALLLLGLIATYRMSDTVMGVMANVFYIDQGFTKDQIASVSKIFGLIMTLLGAGFGGLLIVRFGILPILFIGGITSAGTNLLFLMLADMGPNLQMLVLTISLDNFSSGLATSAFVAYLSSLTNLKFSATQYALLSSIMLLLPRLIGGYSGVMVEKFGYHNFFLITALLGVPTLLLIALHWKQENARIARDGPDEEAS; from the coding sequence ATGCCCCGTAAAACCTGGCGCGCCGCGCTCGCCGCTTATGCCAGCCCTTCCACCGTTGTGCTTCTGCTGCTCGGTTTCGCTGCCGGCCTGCCGTACATGCTGGTGTTTTCAACCCTGTCGGTGTGGTTGCGTGAAGCGGGCGTCGCCCGTGAAACCATCGGTTACGCCAGCCTTATCGGTCTGGCCTATGCCTTCAAATGGGTGTGGTCGCCGCTGCTCGACCAGTGGCGACTGCCGCTGCTCGGCAAGCTGGGGCGGCGTCGCTCATGGCTGGTGCTGGCCCAGGCACTGGTGATTCTTGGCCTGGTGGGCATGAGTTTCTGCGACCCGCAAAAGCATCTGTCGTGGTTGATCGCAATCGCCGTGGTGGTCGCGTTCGCCTCGGCCACCCAGGACATCGCGGTGGATGCCTACCGCCTGGAAATCGCCGAAGACCAGCGCCAGGCCGCCCTCGCCGCCAGCTACATGGCCGGCTACCGCGTGGCTGCACTGCTGGCCACCGCCGGCGCACTGTATTTCGCCGAAGGTTTCGGCTCCACCGGGTTCGCCTATCTGCATCAGGCCTGGGCCAACACGTATCTGCTGTTTGGCGTATTGATGGTGCCGGCTCTGATCACTACGCTGGTCATGCGAGAGCCACCGGTTGCCCTGCGCACGCAACTGTCTGCGGCGCGCTATGGCTTCAGCCATCAGCTGATGTCGGTGTTCGTGTTGATCGTGCTGCTGGTGTCGGTACCGGCCATGTTCACCCAGCTGTACAACACCGATTTCGCCAGTGTGCTGTTCGGCAGCCAGAGCCTGATCGACCTGCTGCTCGAGGACCGAGCCTTCCTGCGTGCCCTGCTCTACATTATCCTCACCGCCGTCTGCCTGTCCTCGTTCGGACGCCGCGGGCTGGCACCGGTGCTCACCCCGATCAACGACTTCATCCTGCGCTACCGCTGGCAGGCCTTGCTGTTGCTGGGGCTGATCGCCACCTACCGAATGTCGGACACGGTCATGGGGGTCATGGCCAATGTCTTCTATATCGACCAGGGTTTCACCAAGGACCAGATCGCCAGCGTCAGCAAGATCTTCGGCCTGATCATGACCCTGCTCGGCGCCGGTTTCGGCGGGCTGCTGATCGTGCGCTTCGGCATCCTGCCCATTCTGTTCATCGGCGGCATCACCTCGGCGGGGACCAACCTGCTGTTCCTGATGCTGGCCGACATGGGACCGAATCTGCAGATGCTGGTGCTGACCATCTCGCTGGACAACTTCAGCTCCGGGCTGGCGACCTCTGCCTTCGTTGCCTACCTGTCGAGCCTGACCAACCTCAAGTTCTCGGCGACGCAGTACGCACTGCTCAGCTCCATCATGCTCCTGCTGCCGCGCCTGATCGGGGGCTATTCAGGGGTCATGGTTGAGAAATTCGGCTACCACAATTTCTTCCTGATCACGGCCTTGCTGGGCGTGCCGACCCTGCTGCTGATCGCTCTGCACTGGAAGCAGGAGAATGCGCGCATCGCCCGCGATGGGCCGGACGAAGAAGCGTCCTGA
- a CDS encoding MGMT family protein, whose translation MTDEFNSQLHNTADHTAAIRRTALYTVLAQVPEGKVVTYGQLAELAMLGRAARWVGRTLSQLPDGTRLPWHRVVAAGGRLSLDAGTCSGAEQRARLRSEGVLIMKNRVDMARHGWRPEQACG comes from the coding sequence ATGACAGACGAGTTCAATTCTCAACTGCACAACACAGCCGATCACACTGCGGCCATTCGCCGCACTGCGCTGTACACCGTGCTGGCCCAGGTGCCGGAGGGCAAGGTAGTGACCTATGGGCAACTTGCCGAGCTGGCCATGCTCGGTCGCGCGGCACGGTGGGTCGGGCGCACCTTGAGCCAACTGCCGGACGGCACCCGCCTGCCCTGGCACCGCGTGGTTGCCGCCGGTGGGCGCCTGAGCTTGGATGCAGGCACTTGCAGCGGTGCCGAGCAACGCGCGCGGCTGCGCAGCGAAGGCGTCCTGATCATGAAGAATCGTGTGGATATGGCACGCCATGGCTGGCGTCCGGAGCAAGCATGCGGTTAG
- a CDS encoding DUF481 domain-containing protein: protein MLLRTVLCLAVASASTVTFADTVWLKNGDRISGKITVFDGGKLMVKTEYGGSIPLDWKQIKTMESDQELLVKQDDYMGEKAKTIKAADDGKVILQNGEAPKTVELASIQQIIKPKPVVTDLQIKGNVDMGLDYKRAETDTDDYNVAFKTTARHGKWRHIGSGEYNRESQDSVVTTDNFDLEYSLDRFLTDQWFWQGRVDYKRDKIEDLERQRTVGTGPGYQFWDDELGAFSLGGLINRTDYQYTDGDKDRFYSVAMKWDYNRYLIGKTVEFFTNGELGKPIGNVADYSLDAEVGLRYKVTEWASLNLKAEKDLVSGTDAADLDTTRYTAGFGVAW, encoded by the coding sequence ATGTTGCTTAGAACCGTGCTGTGCCTCGCTGTGGCTTCCGCCTCTACCGTGACCTTCGCCGACACTGTCTGGCTGAAAAATGGTGACCGCATCTCCGGCAAGATTACCGTGTTCGACGGTGGCAAGCTGATGGTCAAGACCGAATACGGTGGGTCGATTCCCCTGGACTGGAAACAGATCAAGACCATGGAGAGCGATCAGGAGTTGCTGGTCAAGCAAGATGACTACATGGGCGAGAAAGCCAAGACGATAAAGGCCGCTGACGACGGCAAGGTCATTTTGCAGAACGGCGAGGCGCCCAAGACCGTCGAGCTGGCCAGCATCCAGCAGATCATCAAGCCCAAGCCCGTGGTCACCGACCTGCAGATCAAGGGCAACGTCGACATGGGCCTGGACTACAAACGCGCCGAAACCGATACCGATGACTACAACGTTGCCTTCAAGACCACTGCCCGGCACGGCAAGTGGCGGCATATCGGCTCGGGCGAGTACAACCGCGAGTCCCAGGACAGCGTCGTCACCACCGACAATTTCGACCTGGAATACTCGCTCGATCGCTTCCTGACCGATCAGTGGTTCTGGCAGGGTCGCGTGGACTACAAGCGCGACAAAATCGAAGACCTCGAGCGCCAGCGTACCGTGGGTACCGGCCCCGGCTACCAGTTCTGGGACGACGAGCTGGGCGCATTCTCCCTGGGTGGCCTGATCAACCGTACCGACTACCAGTACACCGATGGTGACAAGGACCGTTTCTATTCGGTGGCCATGAAGTGGGACTACAACCGCTACCTGATCGGCAAGACCGTCGAGTTCTTCACCAACGGTGAACTCGGCAAGCCGATCGGCAATGTGGCCGATTACAGCCTGGATGCCGAAGTGGGCCTGCGCTACAAGGTCACCGAATGGGCTTCGCTGAACCTCAAGGCGGAGAAAGACCTGGTCAGCGGTACCGATGCCGCCGACCTCGACACCACGCGCTATACCGCGGGTTTCGGTGTTGCCTGGTAA
- a CDS encoding FxsA family protein translates to MRAFLLLFLLFPVLELYVFFKVSTAIGFFPALLLIIAGSALGVLVLRVAGLATVLRTRASLQRGELPAEQMFNGLVTAMGGILLIVPGFISDVLGVLCLLPFTRHFLIRKVRERAQAQAMRQRAFADDMPSPGAPSQAYRAHVIEGEVIEGEVVGRDTDRSGR, encoded by the coding sequence ATGCGCGCTTTTCTATTGCTGTTCCTGTTGTTCCCCGTGCTGGAACTGTACGTCTTCTTCAAGGTGAGCACGGCCATCGGGTTCTTTCCCGCGCTGCTGCTCATCATCGCCGGCTCGGCGCTGGGCGTGCTGGTGCTGCGCGTGGCCGGCCTGGCCACGGTGCTGCGTACCCGCGCCAGCCTGCAGCGTGGCGAGCTGCCCGCCGAACAGATGTTCAATGGCCTGGTGACTGCCATGGGCGGTATCCTGCTGATCGTCCCCGGCTTCATCAGCGATGTGCTGGGGGTGCTGTGCCTGCTGCCGTTCACGCGGCATTTCCTGATTCGCAAGGTGCGCGAGCGTGCCCAGGCGCAGGCCATGCGCCAGCGTGCTTTCGCCGACGACATGCCGTCGCCCGGTGCCCCCAGCCAGGCCTACCGCGCCCATGTGATCGAGGGGGAAGTCATCGAAGGCGAAGTGGTCGGCCGCGACACGGATCGCAGCGGGCGCTGA
- a CDS encoding co-chaperone GroES, with translation MKLRPLHDRVVIRRSEEESKTAGGIVLPGSAAEKPNRGEIVAVGTGKILDSGEVRALAVKVGDKVVFGPYSGSNTVKVDGEDLLVMSENEILAVVEG, from the coding sequence ATGAAGCTTCGCCCTCTGCATGACCGCGTCGTTATCCGTCGCAGCGAAGAAGAGTCCAAAACCGCTGGCGGTATCGTTCTGCCAGGTTCGGCCGCTGAAAAACCCAACCGTGGCGAGATTGTCGCAGTGGGCACCGGCAAGATCCTGGATAGCGGCGAAGTCCGCGCGCTGGCCGTCAAAGTGGGTGACAAGGTGGTTTTCGGCCCTTACTCGGGCAGCAACACCGTCAAGGTCGACGGCGAAGACCTGCTGGTGATGAGCGAGAACGAAATCCTCGCCGTCGTCGAAGGCTGA